A genomic region of Gossypium hirsutum isolate 1008001.06 chromosome D01, Gossypium_hirsutum_v2.1, whole genome shotgun sequence contains the following coding sequences:
- the LOC121213929 gene encoding probable protein arginine N-methyltransferase 1, with protein MLKDVVRTKTYQNVIYRNKFLFQNKVVLDVGAGTGILSLFCAKVGAAHVYAVECSHMADMAKQIVETNGLPDVVTVLKGKIEEIELPVAKVDIIISEWMGYFLLFENMLNTVLYARDKWLVDDRVVLPDEASLYLTAIEDAEYKDDKIEFWNNVYGFDMSCIKKQAMMEPLVDTVDQKQIVTNCHLLKTMDISKMVPGDASFTTPFKLITVRDDYIHAFVAYFDVSFTKCHKLMGFSTGPRSRATHWKQTVLYLEDVLTICEGETIIGSMTVAPNKKNPRDVDIMVKYSLSGRRCVVSRVQFYKMR; from the exons ATGCTTAAAGATGTAGTGCGAACCAAGACATATCAAAATGTTATTTATCGGAATAAGTTTCTATTCCAGAACAAAGTAGTTCTTGACGTGGGAGCTGGGACTGGAATTTTGTCCCTGTTTTGTGCAAAAGTAGGGGCGGCACATGTTTATGCT GTTGAATGCTCCCATATGGCTGACATGGCTAAACAAATTGTTGAAACAAATGGCTTGCCTGATG TTGTCACGGTCTTGAAAGGAAAGATTGAAGAAATTGAGCTTCCTGTTGCAAAAGTAGATATTATAATATCTGAGTGGATGGGTTACTTTTTATTGTTCGAGAATATGTTGAACACAGTGTTATATGCCCGTGATAAATGGCTT GTTGATGATAGAGTTGTGCTACCAGATGAAGCTTCTCTTTACTTGACAGCAATTGAGGATGCCGAGTACAAAGACGACAAGATCGAAT TTTGGAATAATGTTTATGGCTTTGACATGAGTTGTATAAAAAAGCAAGCTATGATGGAACCTCTTGTTGACACGGTTGACCAGAaacaaattgtaacaaattgcCACCTTCTCAAG ACAATGGATATTTCTAAGATGGTTCCTGGGGATGCTTCTTTCACTACACCTTTCAAGCTTATTACAGTGCGTGATGATTACATCCATGCTTTCGTTGCATATTTTGATGTTTCGTTTACCAAATGCCACAAATTGATGGGTTTCTCTACAG GACCAAGATCGCGAGCTACCCATTGGAAGCAAACAGTCCTATATCTAGAGGATGTGTTAACCATCTGTGAAGGGGAGACAATAATTGGGAGCATGACTGTTGCACCAAACAAGAAGAATCCCCGAGACGTTGATATAATGGTTAAATATTCATTGAGCGGACGACGTTGTGTGGTTTCGAGAGTTCAATTCTATAAGATGCGCTGA
- the LOC121213592 gene encoding uncharacterized protein, which yields MKTYLEAIDLWEVVEKDSEIPILPINPTVAQIKTQKKTMKSKAKSCLFAAVSPTIFTRIMSLKSTKEIWDYLKTKYEGNERIRKMQVLNLVHDFELQKIEEIETINECSDRLLNIANKVRLLGSSLENSRIVEKILVTVPERFEATITTLENTKDMLKITLAKLLSALQAQEQMRVMRQKRAVEGALPIKYQDYGKNMRSNNKKFHIASGESSAFGNKSKTGNRRSEVKKDYPPCQHCGKKGHPSFNHETSENWLINSGCINHMTHDKELFKELKSTKSKKVRIGNDDYIVVKGKGTIAITSCSDTKFITDVLFVLDIDQNLLSVGQLVEKRFKVNFMEKTRMIEDATR from the exons ATGAAAACTTACCTGGAGGCTATAGATCTTTGGGAAGTAGTGGAAAAAGACAGCGAGATTCCTATATTGCCTATCAACCCCACCGTGGCACAGATCAAAACACAAAAAAAGACAATGAAATCAAAGGCAAAATCATGTTTGTTTGCTGCAGTTTCACCAACTATTTTCACGCGAATTATGTCTCTAAAGTCAACAAAGGAGATATGGGATTATCTCAAGACTAAGTATGAGGGAAACGAGAGAATTCGCAAGATGCAAGTGTTGAATCTTGTACATGATTTTGAGCTACAGAAAATAGAGGAGATTGAGACAATCAATGAGTGTTCTGACAGGCTCCTTAACATAGCCAATAAGGTCAGGCTGCTAGGTTCATCTCTAGAAAATTCAAGGATTGTGGAGAAAATCCTTGTGACAGTACCTGAAAGGTTTGAGGCTACCATTACCACCTTAGAGAACACGAAGGATATGTTAAAGATTACTTTGGCGAAACTCTTAAGTGCTTTACAAGCACAAGAGCAAATGCGTGTAATGAGGCAAAAAAGAGCTGTCGAAGGTGCTTTACCAATTAAGTATCAAGATTATGGAAAGAACATGAGGTCAAATAACAAAAAGTTTCACATTGCAAGTGGAGAAAGCTCTGCATTTGGGAACAAAAGTAAAACTGGAAATAGAAGATCAGAAGTAAAAAAGGATTATCCTCCATGTCAACATTGCGGCAAGAAAGGTCACCCTTCTTTCAA TCACGAAACAAGTGAAAACTGGCTCATTAACAGTGGTTGCATTAATCATATGACACATGACAAAGAGTTGTTCAAAGAACTAAAGAGTACCAAGTCCAAGAAGGTCAGAATTGGGAACGACGACTATATTGTAGTAAAAGGAAAGGGCACTATAGCCATTACAAGCTGTTCAGATACCAAGTTCATTACTGATGTTTTATTTGTACTTGATATTGATCAAAACCTGCTTAGTGTTGGTCAATTAGTAGAGAAGAGATTCAAAGTGAATTTCATGGAAAAGACACGTATGATAGAGGATGCTACAAGATAG